From a single Nicotiana tomentosiformis chromosome 2, ASM39032v3, whole genome shotgun sequence genomic region:
- the LOC104107379 gene encoding F-box/LRR-repeat protein At1g67190-like isoform X1, with protein MGLLPLPKKGMEHLPVEVIGNILSRLGAARDVVIASSTCRKWREAWRNHLYMLTFNSNDWPLYHELTRSRLEIIVTQTIFQTNGLQCLSILMDDVDEFSAAPVIAWLMYTRETLRELHYNVRTTPNINILEKCGRQRLEVLDLAHNTITGVEPSYQKFPCLRSLSLSYVSVSALDLSLFLTACPKVEVLSLVSLDIVMSDPQASMELSTNSLKDIYVEAISLDKIVLEADSLEKLQLKDCTLEVFELVSKGKLRLLKIDDVSVIHLDIGESAENLEIVDVSNFTIMWSKFHHMIAKSSKLRRLRLWGVVFDDDDEVVDIETISACFPQLSHLSLNYELKEAAVQYGLQSSFQLENVVVLELGWPVISDLFSHWVAGLLERCPNLRKLVIHGVVSETKTHEECHTLAKFTSFIVRLMRKYLKIDVQFEYD; from the exons ATGGGATTGTTGCCTCTGCCCAAAAAG GGAATGGAGCATCTTCCTGTTGAGGTCATTGGCAACATATTGTCCCGGCTAGGAGCTGCACGAGATGTTGTGATTGCATCTTCTACTTGCAGGAAATGGCGAGAGGCTTGGAGAAATCATCTTTACATGCTCACTTTTAATTCGAATGACTGGCCTCTTTATCATGAGCTCACACGGAGCAGACTAGAAATAATTGTAACCCAGACGATTTTCCAGACTAACGGACTGCAGTGTCTTTCAATTCTTATGGATGATGTGGATGAGTTTTCTGCTGCTCCGGTGATTGCTTGGCTAATGTATACGAGAGAAACCTTGCGTGAGTTACACTATAATGTCAGGACTACCCCTAACATTAATATACTCGAGAAATGTGGTCGTCAGAGATTGGAAGTATTAGATCTGGCACATAATACGATTACGGGTGTGGAACCTAGTTACCAAAAATTTCCTTGCTTGAGGTCTCTTTCGCTGAGCTATGTCAGTGTATCAGCCTTGGACCTCAGTCTTTTCCTCACAGCCTGCCCAAAAGTTGAGGTCTTGAGCCTCGTAAGTCTGGATATTGTTATGTCTGATCCGCAGGCCTCAATGGAGTTGAGTACTAACTCTTTGAAAGATATCTACGTTGAAGCCATTAGTTTGGATAAAATTGTTTTGGAGGCTGATAGCCTTGAGAAGTTGCAGTTAAAAGATTGTACGCTTGAAGTCTTTGAGCTTGTTAGCAAGGGGAAGTTAAGACTCCTTAAGATTGATGATGTTAGTGTCATCCATCTTGATATTGGTGAGAGTGCTGAGAATCTAGAGATTGTGGACGTCAGCAATTTCACAATCATGTGGTCCAAGTTCCATCATATGATAGCAAAATCATCGAAACTGAGAAGATTGAGATTATGGGGAGTTGTGTTTGATGACGATGATGAGGTTGTTGATATTGAGACTATTTCTGCTTGCTTTCCTCAATTAAGTCATCTCTCGTTAAACTATGAACTAAAAGAGGCAGCAGTTCAGTATGGGTTGCAAAGTTCTTTTCAATTGGAAAATGTGGTTGTATTGGAGCTTGGTTGGCCGGTGATTAGTGACCTGTTCTCACATTGGGTAGCAGGGTTACTGGAAAGATGCCCTAATCTGAGGAAGTTGGTGATTCACGGGGTTGTTTCAGAAACCAAAACACATGAAGAATGCCATACATTAGCCAAATTCACATCTTTTATTGTAAGGCTAATGAGGAAGTATTTGAAGATAGATGTTCAGTTTGAATATGACTAG
- the LOC104107379 gene encoding F-box/LRR-repeat protein At1g67190-like isoform X2, which translates to MEHLPVEVIGNILSRLGAARDVVIASSTCRKWREAWRNHLYMLTFNSNDWPLYHELTRSRLEIIVTQTIFQTNGLQCLSILMDDVDEFSAAPVIAWLMYTRETLRELHYNVRTTPNINILEKCGRQRLEVLDLAHNTITGVEPSYQKFPCLRSLSLSYVSVSALDLSLFLTACPKVEVLSLVSLDIVMSDPQASMELSTNSLKDIYVEAISLDKIVLEADSLEKLQLKDCTLEVFELVSKGKLRLLKIDDVSVIHLDIGESAENLEIVDVSNFTIMWSKFHHMIAKSSKLRRLRLWGVVFDDDDEVVDIETISACFPQLSHLSLNYELKEAAVQYGLQSSFQLENVVVLELGWPVISDLFSHWVAGLLERCPNLRKLVIHGVVSETKTHEECHTLAKFTSFIVRLMRKYLKIDVQFEYD; encoded by the coding sequence ATGGAGCATCTTCCTGTTGAGGTCATTGGCAACATATTGTCCCGGCTAGGAGCTGCACGAGATGTTGTGATTGCATCTTCTACTTGCAGGAAATGGCGAGAGGCTTGGAGAAATCATCTTTACATGCTCACTTTTAATTCGAATGACTGGCCTCTTTATCATGAGCTCACACGGAGCAGACTAGAAATAATTGTAACCCAGACGATTTTCCAGACTAACGGACTGCAGTGTCTTTCAATTCTTATGGATGATGTGGATGAGTTTTCTGCTGCTCCGGTGATTGCTTGGCTAATGTATACGAGAGAAACCTTGCGTGAGTTACACTATAATGTCAGGACTACCCCTAACATTAATATACTCGAGAAATGTGGTCGTCAGAGATTGGAAGTATTAGATCTGGCACATAATACGATTACGGGTGTGGAACCTAGTTACCAAAAATTTCCTTGCTTGAGGTCTCTTTCGCTGAGCTATGTCAGTGTATCAGCCTTGGACCTCAGTCTTTTCCTCACAGCCTGCCCAAAAGTTGAGGTCTTGAGCCTCGTAAGTCTGGATATTGTTATGTCTGATCCGCAGGCCTCAATGGAGTTGAGTACTAACTCTTTGAAAGATATCTACGTTGAAGCCATTAGTTTGGATAAAATTGTTTTGGAGGCTGATAGCCTTGAGAAGTTGCAGTTAAAAGATTGTACGCTTGAAGTCTTTGAGCTTGTTAGCAAGGGGAAGTTAAGACTCCTTAAGATTGATGATGTTAGTGTCATCCATCTTGATATTGGTGAGAGTGCTGAGAATCTAGAGATTGTGGACGTCAGCAATTTCACAATCATGTGGTCCAAGTTCCATCATATGATAGCAAAATCATCGAAACTGAGAAGATTGAGATTATGGGGAGTTGTGTTTGATGACGATGATGAGGTTGTTGATATTGAGACTATTTCTGCTTGCTTTCCTCAATTAAGTCATCTCTCGTTAAACTATGAACTAAAAGAGGCAGCAGTTCAGTATGGGTTGCAAAGTTCTTTTCAATTGGAAAATGTGGTTGTATTGGAGCTTGGTTGGCCGGTGATTAGTGACCTGTTCTCACATTGGGTAGCAGGGTTACTGGAAAGATGCCCTAATCTGAGGAAGTTGGTGATTCACGGGGTTGTTTCAGAAACCAAAACACATGAAGAATGCCATACATTAGCCAAATTCACATCTTTTATTGTAAGGCTAATGAGGAAGTATTTGAAGATAGATGTTCAGTTTGAATATGACTAG